One window of Trinickia caryophylli genomic DNA carries:
- a CDS encoding histidine phosphatase family protein translates to MTTRILFIRHGETEWNRVKRIQGHIDIPLAQSGVAQADRLAARLEREARDGSGLDAIYASDLTRARQTAQPSASVLGLPLQLVPGLRERHYGAFQGLERHEIAARFPEAYAVWQTRDAGFVPEGGESSRAFYDRVLSAVADVVVAHPQGRIACVTHGGVLDCIYRRARGLSLDVPRSYPLLNASINTVEFDREGRVDIVSWGDVDHLGEAADDDGLQPRRAAAGR, encoded by the coding sequence ATGACAACTCGCATTCTTTTTATCCGCCACGGCGAAACCGAATGGAACCGCGTCAAGCGGATTCAGGGCCATATCGATATTCCCCTCGCGCAATCGGGCGTGGCGCAAGCCGACCGGCTCGCGGCGCGACTCGAGCGTGAGGCCCGTGACGGCTCAGGGCTCGATGCCATCTATGCGAGCGATCTGACCCGCGCGCGGCAAACCGCGCAGCCGAGCGCGAGCGTGCTCGGCCTGCCGTTGCAACTCGTGCCGGGGTTGCGCGAACGCCACTATGGTGCGTTTCAAGGACTCGAGCGCCACGAAATCGCGGCGCGGTTTCCTGAAGCCTATGCAGTCTGGCAGACGCGAGATGCCGGGTTCGTGCCCGAAGGCGGAGAATCGTCGCGTGCGTTCTACGATCGAGTGCTGAGTGCGGTCGCCGACGTCGTCGTCGCCCACCCGCAAGGCCGTATCGCCTGTGTCACACACGGCGGCGTGCTCGATTGCATCTATCGCCGGGCGCGCGGACTATCGCTCGACGTGCCGCGCAGCTACCCGCTGCTCAACGCGAGCATCAATACGGTCGAATTCGATCGCGAAGGGCGGGTGGACATCGTCTCCTGGGGCGACGTCGATCATCTCGGCGAAGCAGCCGACGACGACGGTCTTCAGCCACGGCGGGCCGCCGCCGGGCGCTGA
- the dtd gene encoding D-aminoacyl-tRNA deacylase, producing MIALIQRVARADVRVGGRITGEIGAGLLALVCAERGDTEASADRLLAKVLGYRVFSDAAGKMNLPVTNIDGAGRMGGLLLVSQFTLAADTDSGLRPSFTPAAPPDEGRRLFDYFVAAARTRHPDVETGEFGADMQVSLVNDGPVTFWLRTRAA from the coding sequence ATGATCGCGTTGATTCAGCGGGTCGCGCGCGCCGACGTGCGCGTCGGTGGCCGTATCACCGGCGAGATCGGAGCCGGGCTGCTCGCACTCGTTTGCGCAGAGCGCGGCGACACCGAAGCGAGCGCCGACAGGCTGCTCGCCAAGGTGCTCGGCTACCGCGTGTTCAGCGACGCAGCCGGCAAGATGAATCTGCCCGTGACGAATATCGATGGGGCCGGGCGCATGGGGGGGCTGTTGCTGGTTTCGCAGTTCACGCTTGCTGCCGATACCGACAGCGGCTTGCGCCCGAGCTTCACACCCGCGGCGCCGCCCGACGAAGGCAGGCGTCTTTTCGACTACTTCGTCGCCGCAGCGCGCACGCGCCACCCAGACGTCGAGACGGGAGAGTTCGGCGCCGACATGCAGGTCTCGCTCGTCAACGACGGCCCTGTCACGTTCTGGCTGCGCACGCGCGCCGCGTGA
- the tyrS gene encoding tyrosine--tRNA ligase encodes MSNASTAQPTSTFPVTDEVRHALAVAKRGADELLIEEEFAQKLARSGATGKPLRIKLGLDPTAPDIHIGHTVVLNKMRQLQDLGHTVIFLIGDFTSLIGDPSGRNATRPPLTREQIESNAKTYFDQAALVLDREKTEIRFNSEWSMPLGADGMIKLASRYTVARILEREDFTKRFQGGVAISIHEFLYPLMQGYDSVALNADLELGGTDQKFNLLVGRELQKQYGQEQQCILTMPLLEGLDGVEKMSKSKGNYVGITEKPSDMFGKLMSISDTLMWRYYELLSFRSLDDIARFKREIEEGRNPRDFKVLLAQEIVARFHSQADAERALEDFNHRAKGGVPDDIPTVSLAGAPLGIGQLLKQAGLVPSTSEALRNIEQGGVKIDGTTVSDKALKIEAGEYVVQVGKRRFARVSLSA; translated from the coding sequence ATGAGCAACGCGTCCACTGCCCAACCCACCTCGACGTTCCCGGTCACGGACGAGGTCCGCCATGCGCTCGCCGTCGCCAAGCGCGGTGCCGATGAACTGCTGATCGAAGAGGAGTTTGCGCAGAAGCTCGCACGCAGCGGCGCCACCGGCAAGCCGCTGCGGATCAAGCTCGGGCTCGACCCGACGGCGCCCGACATCCATATCGGCCACACCGTCGTGCTGAACAAGATGCGTCAGTTGCAGGATCTCGGCCATACGGTGATCTTTCTGATCGGCGACTTTACGTCGCTGATCGGCGATCCTTCCGGCCGCAACGCAACGCGCCCGCCGCTCACGCGCGAGCAGATCGAATCGAATGCGAAGACTTACTTCGACCAGGCTGCGCTCGTGCTCGATCGCGAGAAGACCGAGATCCGCTTCAACAGCGAATGGTCGATGCCGCTCGGTGCCGACGGCATGATCAAGCTCGCCTCGCGCTACACGGTCGCGCGCATCCTCGAGCGCGAAGACTTCACGAAGCGTTTTCAGGGCGGCGTGGCGATCTCGATTCACGAGTTTCTCTACCCGCTCATGCAGGGTTACGATTCCGTGGCGCTCAATGCCGATCTCGAACTGGGCGGCACCGACCAGAAATTCAACCTGCTGGTGGGGCGCGAACTCCAGAAGCAGTACGGGCAGGAGCAGCAGTGCATCCTCACGATGCCGCTGCTCGAAGGGCTCGACGGCGTCGAGAAGATGTCGAAATCGAAAGGCAACTACGTCGGCATCACAGAAAAGCCGTCGGATATGTTCGGCAAGCTGATGAGCATTTCCGACACGCTGATGTGGCGCTATTACGAACTGCTGTCGTTCCGCAGCCTCGACGACATCGCCCGCTTCAAGCGCGAGATCGAGGAAGGGCGCAACCCGCGTGACTTCAAGGTGCTGCTCGCACAGGAAATCGTCGCCCGCTTTCATTCGCAGGCCGATGCCGAGCGCGCACTGGAGGATTTCAACCACCGCGCGAAGGGCGGCGTGCCGGACGACATTCCGACCGTCTCGCTCGCGGGCGCGCCGCTCGGCATCGGCCAGTTGCTCAAGCAGGCCGGGCTCGTGCCGTCGACGAGCGAAGCGCTGCGCAACATCGAGCAGGGCGGTGTCAAGATCGACGGCACGACGGTGTCCGACAAGGCGCTGAAAATCGAAGCGGGCGAATATGTCGTGCAGGTCGGCAAGCGCCGGTTCGCGCGCGTCTCGCTGTCGGCATGA
- a CDS encoding anhydro-N-acetylmuramic acid kinase — MSGTSMDGVDGIAARFSPAKAPVVLADAFVGFADGLREALFALQQPGENEIEREALAASALAARYAVCCHELLRSAGIAPSDVRAVGVHGQTIRHRVDLGFTRQTNNPSLLAEMTHIDVVADFRSRDVAAGGQGAPLAPAFHAQIFGSENETRVVCNLGGISNITILPAGGTQAVRGFDCGPANVLLDEWAKRKLGTPFDEGGRFAASGNVHQALLNVLLDEPFFELQPPKSTGRDLFNADWLDTKLRGFEQLSPADVQATLTALTAVTIAREIERHAGGCRAVYVCGGGARNPHLLAALADALEKTGVSGARVETTDALGVPPNHVEALAFAWLAMRCVERESGNLPAVTGAAGERVLGAIYPR, encoded by the coding sequence ATGTCGGGCACGAGCATGGACGGTGTCGACGGCATCGCCGCGCGGTTTTCGCCGGCCAAGGCGCCCGTCGTGCTGGCGGATGCGTTCGTCGGCTTTGCCGACGGTCTGCGCGAGGCGCTGTTCGCGCTGCAACAGCCGGGCGAAAACGAGATCGAACGCGAAGCGCTGGCGGCATCGGCGCTCGCCGCGCGCTACGCCGTGTGCTGCCATGAGCTGCTGCGCTCCGCCGGCATCGCGCCGTCGGACGTCCGGGCGGTCGGCGTGCACGGCCAAACCATTCGCCACCGCGTCGATCTCGGCTTCACGCGCCAAACCAACAACCCGTCGCTGCTCGCGGAAATGACGCATATCGACGTCGTAGCCGACTTCCGCAGCCGCGATGTGGCGGCCGGCGGTCAGGGCGCACCGCTCGCACCGGCATTCCATGCGCAGATATTCGGCAGCGAGAACGAAACGCGCGTCGTCTGCAATCTGGGCGGCATCAGCAACATCACGATCCTGCCCGCGGGCGGCACGCAGGCCGTACGCGGCTTCGATTGCGGTCCGGCGAACGTCCTGCTCGACGAATGGGCGAAGCGCAAGCTCGGCACGCCTTTCGATGAAGGCGGGCGTTTCGCCGCAAGCGGTAACGTGCACCAGGCGCTCTTGAACGTTCTGCTCGACGAGCCGTTTTTCGAGCTGCAGCCGCCGAAAAGCACGGGGCGGGATCTGTTCAACGCCGATTGGCTCGATACGAAGCTACGCGGCTTCGAGCAATTGAGCCCGGCAGACGTTCAAGCGACGCTCACCGCGCTGACCGCCGTCACGATCGCCCGGGAAATCGAACGGCATGCGGGCGGTTGCCGCGCGGTCTATGTGTGCGGCGGCGGCGCGCGCAACCCGCACCTGCTGGCCGCATTGGCCGACGCGCTGGAGAAAACGGGGGTGAGCGGTGCGCGCGTGGAGACGACGGACGCGCTGGGGGTACCGCCCAATCACGTGGAAGCGCTGGCGTTCGCGTGGCTGGCCATGCGTTGCGTCGAGCGCGAAAGCGGCAATCTGCCGGCCGTGACGGGCGCAGCGGGCGAGCGCGTGCTGGGCGCGATCTACCCGCGGTGA
- the erpA gene encoding iron-sulfur cluster insertion protein ErpA: MNAVTENPVTEMPAPFVFTDAAAEKVKQLIDEEGNPELKLRVFVQGGGCSGFQYGFTFDETVNEDDTIMNKAGVQLLIDSMSYQYLVGAEIDYKDDLNGAQFVIKNPNANSTCGCGSSFSV; encoded by the coding sequence ATGAACGCCGTGACCGAAAATCCCGTGACCGAAATGCCGGCCCCCTTCGTCTTCACGGACGCGGCGGCCGAGAAAGTGAAGCAATTGATCGACGAAGAGGGCAACCCTGAGCTCAAACTGCGCGTGTTCGTGCAGGGCGGCGGGTGCTCGGGCTTCCAGTACGGCTTCACGTTCGACGAGACGGTGAACGAAGACGACACCATCATGAACAAGGCGGGCGTGCAGTTGCTCATTGATTCGATGAGCTATCAGTACCTCGTTGGCGCAGAGATCGACTATAAGGACGACCTCAACGGCGCGCAGTTCGTCATCAAGAATCCGAACGCAAACAGCACCTGCGGCTGCGGATCGTCGTTTTCCGTCTGA
- the rpsI gene encoding 30S ribosomal protein S9 yields the protein MIGNWNYGTGRRKSAVARVFIKAGKGDIVVNGKPIADYFSRETSLMIVRQPLELTNHAATFDIKVNVAGGGETGQAGAVRHGITRALMDYDATLKPALSSAGFVTRDAREVERKKVGFHKARRRKQFSKR from the coding sequence ATGATCGGTAACTGGAACTATGGTACGGGCCGCCGCAAAAGCGCCGTCGCTCGTGTCTTCATCAAGGCTGGCAAGGGCGACATCGTCGTCAACGGCAAGCCCATCGCGGATTACTTCTCGCGCGAAACATCGCTGATGATCGTTCGTCAGCCGCTCGAGCTCACGAACCACGCCGCGACGTTCGACATCAAGGTCAACGTCGCGGGCGGCGGTGAAACGGGCCAGGCAGGCGCCGTTCGCCACGGTATCACCCGTGCGCTGATGGACTACGACGCAACGCTGAAGCCGGCACTGTCGAGCGCCGGCTTCGTGACGCGTGACGCTCGTGAAGTGGAGCGCAAGAAGGTCGGCTTCCACAAGGCACGCCGCCGCAAGCAGTTCTCGAAGCGTTAA
- the rplM gene encoding 50S ribosomal protein L13, with protein MKTFSAKAEEVKREWYVIDATDKVLGRVASEVARRLRGKHKPEFTPHVDTGDFIVVINAGKLKVTGNKTTDKKYYRHSGYPGGIYETTFGKMQERFPGRALEKAVKGMLPKGPLGYAMIKKLKVYAEATHPHTAQQPKVLEI; from the coding sequence ATGAAGACTTTTTCCGCAAAAGCCGAAGAGGTGAAGCGCGAATGGTACGTGATTGACGCGACGGATAAGGTTCTCGGCCGTGTCGCCAGCGAAGTGGCACGCCGTCTTCGCGGCAAACACAAGCCTGAGTTCACTCCGCACGTCGACACTGGCGATTTCATCGTCGTCATCAACGCCGGCAAGCTGAAGGTCACGGGCAACAAGACCACGGACAAGAAGTACTACCGTCACTCGGGCTACCCGGGCGGTATCTACGAGACGACGTTCGGCAAGATGCAAGAGCGTTTCCCGGGCCGCGCGCTCGAGAAGGCCGTCAAGGGCATGCTCCCGAAGGGCCCGCTCGGCTACGCGATGATCAAGAAGCTGAAGGTCTACGCTGAAGCCACGCATCCGCACACGGCGCAGCAGCCGAAAGTGCTCGAGATCTAA